The following proteins are co-located in the Sulfurospirillum deleyianum DSM 6946 genome:
- a CDS encoding TIGR01777 family oxidoreductase gives MKIAMSGASGFVANALKKRFPDVVVIERNDDVQAITQKLESVDAVFNLAGAPIAARWDEAYKKVLWSSRIETTKKLVMAMNQSEVKHFISTSAVGIYPSGVPCDENSEKLGEDFLAHLAIAWEGEARKCTQKTTILRFGVVLGDGGALEKMLPSFKIGLGGIIGNGAMVMSWIDIDDLVNIYAFVLEKGLEGVYNATSPQPLTNFRFTKMLGKVLRRPTFLPVPSFIIKILFGEGATVLLDSKEAYPKALLEKGFTFTYGDLENSLRKILA, from the coding sequence ATGAAAATAGCAATGAGCGGTGCGAGTGGATTTGTTGCCAATGCCTTAAAAAAGAGATTTCCTGATGTTGTGGTGATTGAGCGCAATGACGATGTACAAGCCATCACCCAAAAACTAGAGAGTGTCGATGCGGTGTTTAATCTTGCAGGTGCACCCATTGCAGCACGTTGGGATGAGGCGTATAAAAAAGTGCTCTGGAGCAGTCGCATTGAAACCACCAAAAAGCTCGTTATGGCAATGAATCAAAGTGAGGTTAAACACTTTATCTCCACTTCAGCCGTGGGTATTTACCCAAGTGGTGTCCCCTGCGATGAAAATAGTGAAAAATTGGGCGAGGATTTTTTGGCGCATTTAGCGATTGCATGGGAAGGTGAAGCTCGAAAATGCACCCAAAAAACGACCATTTTACGTTTTGGTGTTGTTTTGGGAGACGGTGGTGCACTCGAGAAGATGCTACCCTCATTTAAAATAGGTCTAGGCGGAATTATTGGCAACGGGGCGATGGTGATGAGCTGGATTGACATTGATGATTTGGTGAATATCTACGCTTTTGTGCTTGAGAAGGGACTTGAGGGGGTCTATAACGCCACCTCTCCTCAACCACTGACCAATTTTCGCTTTACCAAAATGCTCGGAAAAGTGTTGCGTCGCCCCACCTTTTTGCCTGTGCCCTCTTTTATCATTAAAATACTTTTTGGAGAAGGCGCAACCGTGCTTTTAGATAGCAAAGAGGCGTACCCCAAAGCCTTACTTGAAAAAGGTTTTACATTTACGTATGGGGATTTGGAGAACTCCCTTCGTAAAATTCTCGCTTAG
- a CDS encoding LysE family translocator — protein sequence MPLELWTFMVAITLLTMSPGADTMIVIRNTLRGGAKDGLVSSLGICSGLFVHATLSAVGISALLLYSANAFTALKIAGALYLIWLGMVSLKSFWHHRKMQERAVEKRSFSFWVSLREGFLSNVLNPKAVVFYMAFLPQFINHEHSALAQSLFLALLHFIVGNLWQAILVYTIVSANGFITKKSVRQSLDALSGVVMIALGIRLFLERR from the coding sequence ATGCCATTAGAATTATGGACATTTATGGTTGCTATTACGCTACTGACAATGAGTCCGGGGGCGGATACGATGATCGTGATTCGAAACACACTTCGAGGAGGTGCGAAAGATGGCTTGGTTTCAAGTTTAGGCATTTGTTCGGGGCTATTTGTACACGCAACGCTTTCAGCGGTGGGGATTTCAGCACTCCTTTTATACTCTGCAAACGCCTTTACAGCCCTGAAAATTGCAGGAGCGCTTTATCTTATCTGGCTAGGGATGGTTTCCCTTAAATCATTTTGGCATCATAGAAAAATGCAAGAAAGAGCTGTTGAAAAACGCTCCTTTTCCTTTTGGGTCTCTCTAAGAGAAGGGTTTTTATCGAATGTCTTAAATCCTAAAGCGGTTGTTTTTTACATGGCGTTTTTGCCACAATTTATCAACCATGAACACTCTGCCCTTGCGCAATCGCTCTTTTTGGCTTTACTTCATTTTATTGTGGGCAATCTTTGGCAGGCGATTTTGGTTTATACGATTGTCTCTGCCAATGGGTTTATCACCAAAAAAAGTGTGCGTCAAAGTCTCGATGCCCTCTCAGGTGTGGTGATGATAGCCTTGGGCATCCGACTTTTTTTGGAGAGACGCTAA
- a CDS encoding flavodoxin, which yields MKTGIFYGSTNGNTADAAQKIQKSFNAECHDVGKLNNADALNAYDFLILGTSTWYDGDLQDDWDSFLSHLKSADLKGKTIALFGMGDQESYGSDYVSGMRQIYDVVLEKGANVIGAWEDQGYSYEHSASVIDGKFVGLALDEDNQSDLTDERIASWCAQLNTELKASA from the coding sequence ATGAAGACAGGAATTTTTTACGGAAGTACCAATGGAAACACCGCTGATGCGGCACAAAAAATTCAAAAATCGTTCAATGCCGAGTGTCATGATGTGGGTAAATTAAATAACGCAGATGCACTCAATGCGTATGATTTTTTAATTTTAGGAACCTCTACATGGTACGATGGCGATTTGCAAGATGATTGGGATAGTTTTTTGAGCCACCTCAAATCAGCTGATTTAAAAGGTAAAACCATCGCCCTTTTTGGCATGGGTGATCAAGAAAGTTATGGAAGTGATTATGTGAGCGGTATGCGTCAGATTTATGATGTGGTCCTTGAAAAAGGAGCGAACGTGATTGGGGCGTGGGAAGATCAAGGCTACTCGTATGAACACTCCGCTTCCGTGATTGATGGAAAATTTGTCGGACTTGCTTTGGATGAGGACAATCAAAGTGACCTCACTGATGAGCGTATCGCCTCATGGTGCGCCCAATTAAACACTGAGTTGAAAGCAAGCGCATGA
- a CDS encoding DUF1007 family protein, with protein MKKLLLLGWFCAVSLFAHPHVFLDTYVDVLPDKIDIRWVFDEMSSSMLMEDYDKNRDKKLDANEVAFMEKDHFKTLEPYSYFMHIFNGKEELDIHVVHDFNALFEKKKLIYTFSIEKPHMKKYELRFYDPEMFVALILKKKFLTCKTTKCAVEGYDADFYYAYKVAIQE; from the coding sequence ATGAAAAAGTTACTATTGTTGGGATGGTTTTGTGCTGTTTCGCTTTTTGCTCATCCGCATGTTTTTTTGGATACCTATGTGGATGTTTTGCCCGATAAAATTGATATTCGCTGGGTTTTTGATGAGATGAGCTCTTCCATGCTTATGGAGGATTATGATAAAAACAGAGATAAAAAACTCGATGCCAATGAAGTGGCATTTATGGAAAAAGACCATTTTAAAACATTGGAGCCTTACAGTTATTTTATGCATATTTTCAATGGAAAAGAGGAGTTGGATATTCATGTTGTTCATGACTTTAATGCGCTCTTTGAAAAGAAAAAACTGATTTATACCTTTAGTATTGAAAAACCTCATATGAAAAAATACGAACTGCGTTTTTATGACCCTGAGATGTTTGTCGCGTTAATTTTGAAGAAAAAATTTCTTACATGTAAAACGACAAAGTGTGCCGTGGAAGGGTATGATGCGGATTTTTACTATGCGTATAAAGTGGCGATTCAAGAGTAA
- a CDS encoding nickel/cobalt transporter has translation MTFSSVAIYFAEANRYFNAELSNHFRSIDEGSSSAVALILALSFAYGVLHALGPGHGKALVAGYVLANPSKKIHVFQLGFLIAIVHALSALLVTLVAHYLIQVSAMKLFRSVNPPLFQISGAFIVLLSFWLLYEVWQSRKISKERVKPHKSRFGVVLLAGIVPCPGVITLCFFAITLGHMEIGIIAALFMSLGMGLSISLAGLLVHAFQKSRLVVTQPRWFWVLRLLGVLCVMALGIFFLLNPVSSRAF, from the coding sequence ATGACCTTTTCTTCTGTTGCAATTTATTTTGCCGAAGCTAACCGCTATTTTAACGCTGAACTTTCCAACCATTTTCGAAGTATAGATGAGGGAAGTAGTAGCGCTGTTGCTCTTATTCTTGCGCTCTCTTTTGCGTATGGAGTGCTTCATGCCTTAGGACCAGGGCATGGCAAAGCTTTAGTTGCAGGGTATGTGTTGGCAAATCCTTCTAAAAAAATACATGTGTTTCAACTAGGCTTTTTGATTGCTATTGTGCATGCGCTGTCTGCGCTTTTGGTGACACTGGTGGCACATTATTTGATTCAGGTAAGTGCCATGAAGCTTTTTCGCAGTGTCAATCCTCCGCTGTTTCAAATTTCAGGGGCATTTATTGTTTTATTGAGCTTTTGGCTGTTGTATGAAGTGTGGCAATCACGAAAGATAAGCAAAGAGCGTGTTAAACCCCATAAAAGCCGTTTTGGCGTGGTGCTCTTAGCGGGTATTGTTCCGTGTCCTGGGGTGATTACGCTCTGCTTTTTTGCGATAACCTTAGGGCATATGGAAATAGGCATTATTGCGGCACTTTTTATGAGTCTTGGTATGGGGCTTAGCATCTCTTTGGCGGGGCTTTTGGTACACGCTTTTCAAAAATCACGTCTTGTTGTTACACAGCCTCGTTGGTTTTGGGTTTTACGTCTTTTAGGGGTGTTGTGTGTGATGGCCTTGGGTATTTTCTTTTTACTCAATCCCGTTTCATCACGGGCGTTTTAG
- a CDS encoding DUF1007 family protein: MVRIFSLFFYCALNLYAHPHTYIDVYLKISENTLKIQWLFDEMTSQGLMNDFDVNHDGVFDSKETLLFKKDVFNPLKEFSFFTHLLVGKKKIILHPKEIRLFRLENTFVIEFTLDLHPYQHQKKSIGFWDESFLCALFVEPEHIQSSLHYTLKEVDNAYYSGYLLELP, encoded by the coding sequence ATGGTACGGATTTTTTCACTTTTTTTTTATTGTGCTCTCAATCTTTATGCACATCCTCATACGTATATTGATGTTTATTTAAAGATTTCAGAAAATACATTAAAGATTCAGTGGTTGTTTGATGAAATGACATCACAAGGATTAATGAATGATTTTGATGTGAATCACGATGGCGTTTTTGATTCAAAAGAGACTTTACTTTTTAAAAAAGATGTTTTTAATCCTCTAAAAGAGTTCTCTTTTTTTACACATCTCTTAGTAGGAAAGAAAAAGATTATTCTTCATCCTAAAGAAATTCGCCTTTTTCGTCTTGAAAATACTTTTGTGATAGAATTCACTCTTGATTTACATCCCTATCAACATCAAAAAAAATCTATTGGTTTTTGGGATGAATCTTTTTTATGTGCTCTTTTCGTAGAACCTGAGCATATTCAATCATCATTACACTATACCTTAAAAGAAGTCGATAACGCTTATTATTCTGGGTACCTTTTGGAGTTGCCATGA
- a CDS encoding DUF2325 domain-containing protein, whose amino-acid sequence MSAVLVIGGDKIDSITSVLQDFSFEKVTHWDARNPSVVKKEIPQDVQLVIMLTNFLNHNAMNKFKNEAKRKAIEFICAKRSESSVFCELCKKYNPHGCILDKK is encoded by the coding sequence ATGTCAGCAGTTCTCGTTATCGGTGGCGATAAGATAGATTCCATTACCTCTGTTTTACAAGATTTCTCTTTTGAAAAAGTGACCCATTGGGATGCACGTAACCCTTCTGTGGTTAAAAAAGAGATTCCTCAAGATGTGCAGTTGGTGATTATGCTCACCAATTTTTTGAATCATAACGCCATGAATAAATTTAAAAACGAAGCTAAGCGTAAAGCGATTGAGTTTATTTGTGCAAAACGCTCTGAGAGTTCTGTCTTTTGTGAACTGTGCAAAAAGTACAATCCACATGGATGTATTCTTGATAAAAAATAG